A genomic segment from Diospyros lotus cultivar Yz01 chromosome 5, ASM1463336v1, whole genome shotgun sequence encodes:
- the LOC127801038 gene encoding receptor-like cytosolic serine/threonine-protein kinase RBK2 isoform X2 — METSHQMTAAPVACRMEGCKVSSPASAQDLRCFDMKKEKEENASPRGVLEGCIADLGTEEGSSQIQEPEIRSSKLEVLFRWGGFFKMWKRGSKKRSPSFPPLVVPKISRRKSRSARENVDVGFCYFKSPWKNFTLSELQRATKNFSQENLIGKGGYAEVYRGCLPDGQLVAIKVLKKGALEDQIIGFLSEIGTIAHVNHPNTAKLIGFGVEGGTYLVLQLSPLGSLGSLLRGSREKLLWAIRYKIILGTAAGLLYLHENCQRRIIHRDIKADNILLTEDFEPQICDFGLAKWLPKEWSHHHVQKFEGTFGYFAPEYFMHGIVDEKTDVFSFGVLLLELITGRGALEGSQKSLVLWAKPLLDNNNVKQLVDHSLGENYNPEEMDRVILTASLCIEQSPILRPWMSQVVMLLRGENHKLCSREHQKGILQRAFSEELLGAEEYNLTKHLSDLSRHKAVALGS; from the exons ATG GAAACCTCACATCAGATGACTGCTGCTCCAGTAGCTTGTAGGATGGAAGGGTGTAAAGTTTCTTCCCCTGCTTCTGCCCAGG ACCTAAGATGTTTCGatatgaaaaaggaaaaagaagaaaatgccTCTCCTAGGGGAGTTTTAGAAGGATGCATTGCAGACTTGGGCACTGAAGAAGGTTCTTCCCAAATTCAAGAACCTGAAATCCGTTCTTCAAAATTAGAAGTGCTTTTTCGCTGGGGAGGATTCTTTAAAATGTGGAAAAGAGGCTCAAAAAAGCGGTCGCCCTCCTTCCCTCCTCTTGTTGTGCCAAAGATATCAAGAAGAAAGAGTAGAAGTGCAAGAGAAAATGTAGATGTAGGTTTCTGTTATTTCAAATCCCCTTGGAAGAACTTTACCTTATCTGAGCTCCAAAGAGCAACCAAAAATTTTAGCCAAG AAAATCTGATTGGGAAGGGTGGTTATGCTGAAGTTTACAGAGGCTGTTTACCAGATGGACAGCTTGTAGCAATTAAAGTGCTGAAAAAAGGGGCTTTAGAGGATCAGATAATAGGATTTTTATCTGAGATTGGCACTATTGCCCATGTAAATCATCCTAATACTGCAAAGTTGATTGGGTTTGGAGTTGAAGGTGGAACATATCTTGTTCTTCAGTTATCTCCTCTTGGGAGTTTAGGATCCCTTCTACGTG GCTCAAGGGAAAAACTACTTTGGGCTATTAGGTATAAGATTATTCTGGGGACTGCTGCTGGCCTGTTGTATCTTCATGAGAATTGCCAAAGACGAATTATTCACAGAGATATCAAGGCTGATAATATTCTGCTAACAGAGGATTTTGAGCCTCAG ATTTGTGATTTTGGCCTTGCAAAATGGCTGCCAAAAGAATGGAGTCACCACCATGTACAAAAATTTGAAGGCACATTTGG CTATTTTGCTCCGGAGTACTTCATGCATGGCATAGTGGATGAGAAAACTGACGTGTTTTCTTTCGGGGTGCTACTTTTAGAGCTCATTACAGGACGTGGAGCGTTGGAGGGTTCACAGAAAAGTCTAGTGCTTTGG GCAAAGCCTTTACTTGATAACAACAATGTCAAGCAACTTGTTGATCATTCTCTTGGCGAAAATTATAACCCAGAAGAGATGGATCGTGTCATCTTGACCGCTTCCTTGTGCATTGAGCAGAGTCCAATTCTACGTCCATGGATGAGCCAG GTTGTGATGCTTTTAAGGGGTGAAAACCACAAATTGTGCTCTAGAGAGCATCAAAAAGGGATACTCCAACGAGCGTTCTCAGAGGAGCTATTGGGTGCGGAAGAGTACAACTTGACAAAGCATTTGAGTGATCTGAGTCGACACAAGGCGGTTGCTTTAGGTTCCTGA
- the LOC127801038 gene encoding receptor-like cytosolic serine/threonine-protein kinase RBK2 isoform X1: METSHQMTAAPVACRMEGCKVSSPASAQVSILDLRCFDMKKEKEENASPRGVLEGCIADLGTEEGSSQIQEPEIRSSKLEVLFRWGGFFKMWKRGSKKRSPSFPPLVVPKISRRKSRSARENVDVGFCYFKSPWKNFTLSELQRATKNFSQENLIGKGGYAEVYRGCLPDGQLVAIKVLKKGALEDQIIGFLSEIGTIAHVNHPNTAKLIGFGVEGGTYLVLQLSPLGSLGSLLRGSREKLLWAIRYKIILGTAAGLLYLHENCQRRIIHRDIKADNILLTEDFEPQICDFGLAKWLPKEWSHHHVQKFEGTFGYFAPEYFMHGIVDEKTDVFSFGVLLLELITGRGALEGSQKSLVLWAKPLLDNNNVKQLVDHSLGENYNPEEMDRVILTASLCIEQSPILRPWMSQVVMLLRGENHKLCSREHQKGILQRAFSEELLGAEEYNLTKHLSDLSRHKAVALGS, from the exons ATG GAAACCTCACATCAGATGACTGCTGCTCCAGTAGCTTGTAGGATGGAAGGGTGTAAAGTTTCTTCCCCTGCTTCTGCCCAGG TTTCCATTCTAGACCTAAGATGTTTCGatatgaaaaaggaaaaagaagaaaatgccTCTCCTAGGGGAGTTTTAGAAGGATGCATTGCAGACTTGGGCACTGAAGAAGGTTCTTCCCAAATTCAAGAACCTGAAATCCGTTCTTCAAAATTAGAAGTGCTTTTTCGCTGGGGAGGATTCTTTAAAATGTGGAAAAGAGGCTCAAAAAAGCGGTCGCCCTCCTTCCCTCCTCTTGTTGTGCCAAAGATATCAAGAAGAAAGAGTAGAAGTGCAAGAGAAAATGTAGATGTAGGTTTCTGTTATTTCAAATCCCCTTGGAAGAACTTTACCTTATCTGAGCTCCAAAGAGCAACCAAAAATTTTAGCCAAG AAAATCTGATTGGGAAGGGTGGTTATGCTGAAGTTTACAGAGGCTGTTTACCAGATGGACAGCTTGTAGCAATTAAAGTGCTGAAAAAAGGGGCTTTAGAGGATCAGATAATAGGATTTTTATCTGAGATTGGCACTATTGCCCATGTAAATCATCCTAATACTGCAAAGTTGATTGGGTTTGGAGTTGAAGGTGGAACATATCTTGTTCTTCAGTTATCTCCTCTTGGGAGTTTAGGATCCCTTCTACGTG GCTCAAGGGAAAAACTACTTTGGGCTATTAGGTATAAGATTATTCTGGGGACTGCTGCTGGCCTGTTGTATCTTCATGAGAATTGCCAAAGACGAATTATTCACAGAGATATCAAGGCTGATAATATTCTGCTAACAGAGGATTTTGAGCCTCAG ATTTGTGATTTTGGCCTTGCAAAATGGCTGCCAAAAGAATGGAGTCACCACCATGTACAAAAATTTGAAGGCACATTTGG CTATTTTGCTCCGGAGTACTTCATGCATGGCATAGTGGATGAGAAAACTGACGTGTTTTCTTTCGGGGTGCTACTTTTAGAGCTCATTACAGGACGTGGAGCGTTGGAGGGTTCACAGAAAAGTCTAGTGCTTTGG GCAAAGCCTTTACTTGATAACAACAATGTCAAGCAACTTGTTGATCATTCTCTTGGCGAAAATTATAACCCAGAAGAGATGGATCGTGTCATCTTGACCGCTTCCTTGTGCATTGAGCAGAGTCCAATTCTACGTCCATGGATGAGCCAG GTTGTGATGCTTTTAAGGGGTGAAAACCACAAATTGTGCTCTAGAGAGCATCAAAAAGGGATACTCCAACGAGCGTTCTCAGAGGAGCTATTGGGTGCGGAAGAGTACAACTTGACAAAGCATTTGAGTGATCTGAGTCGACACAAGGCGGTTGCTTTAGGTTCCTGA
- the LOC127801038 gene encoding receptor-like cytosolic serine/threonine-protein kinase RBK2 isoform X3: protein MTAAPVACRMEGCKVSSPASAQVSILDLRCFDMKKEKEENASPRGVLEGCIADLGTEEGSSQIQEPEIRSSKLEVLFRWGGFFKMWKRGSKKRSPSFPPLVVPKISRRKSRSARENVDVGFCYFKSPWKNFTLSELQRATKNFSQENLIGKGGYAEVYRGCLPDGQLVAIKVLKKGALEDQIIGFLSEIGTIAHVNHPNTAKLIGFGVEGGTYLVLQLSPLGSLGSLLRGSREKLLWAIRYKIILGTAAGLLYLHENCQRRIIHRDIKADNILLTEDFEPQICDFGLAKWLPKEWSHHHVQKFEGTFGYFAPEYFMHGIVDEKTDVFSFGVLLLELITGRGALEGSQKSLVLWAKPLLDNNNVKQLVDHSLGENYNPEEMDRVILTASLCIEQSPILRPWMSQVVMLLRGENHKLCSREHQKGILQRAFSEELLGAEEYNLTKHLSDLSRHKAVALGS from the exons ATGACTGCTGCTCCAGTAGCTTGTAGGATGGAAGGGTGTAAAGTTTCTTCCCCTGCTTCTGCCCAGG TTTCCATTCTAGACCTAAGATGTTTCGatatgaaaaaggaaaaagaagaaaatgccTCTCCTAGGGGAGTTTTAGAAGGATGCATTGCAGACTTGGGCACTGAAGAAGGTTCTTCCCAAATTCAAGAACCTGAAATCCGTTCTTCAAAATTAGAAGTGCTTTTTCGCTGGGGAGGATTCTTTAAAATGTGGAAAAGAGGCTCAAAAAAGCGGTCGCCCTCCTTCCCTCCTCTTGTTGTGCCAAAGATATCAAGAAGAAAGAGTAGAAGTGCAAGAGAAAATGTAGATGTAGGTTTCTGTTATTTCAAATCCCCTTGGAAGAACTTTACCTTATCTGAGCTCCAAAGAGCAACCAAAAATTTTAGCCAAG AAAATCTGATTGGGAAGGGTGGTTATGCTGAAGTTTACAGAGGCTGTTTACCAGATGGACAGCTTGTAGCAATTAAAGTGCTGAAAAAAGGGGCTTTAGAGGATCAGATAATAGGATTTTTATCTGAGATTGGCACTATTGCCCATGTAAATCATCCTAATACTGCAAAGTTGATTGGGTTTGGAGTTGAAGGTGGAACATATCTTGTTCTTCAGTTATCTCCTCTTGGGAGTTTAGGATCCCTTCTACGTG GCTCAAGGGAAAAACTACTTTGGGCTATTAGGTATAAGATTATTCTGGGGACTGCTGCTGGCCTGTTGTATCTTCATGAGAATTGCCAAAGACGAATTATTCACAGAGATATCAAGGCTGATAATATTCTGCTAACAGAGGATTTTGAGCCTCAG ATTTGTGATTTTGGCCTTGCAAAATGGCTGCCAAAAGAATGGAGTCACCACCATGTACAAAAATTTGAAGGCACATTTGG CTATTTTGCTCCGGAGTACTTCATGCATGGCATAGTGGATGAGAAAACTGACGTGTTTTCTTTCGGGGTGCTACTTTTAGAGCTCATTACAGGACGTGGAGCGTTGGAGGGTTCACAGAAAAGTCTAGTGCTTTGG GCAAAGCCTTTACTTGATAACAACAATGTCAAGCAACTTGTTGATCATTCTCTTGGCGAAAATTATAACCCAGAAGAGATGGATCGTGTCATCTTGACCGCTTCCTTGTGCATTGAGCAGAGTCCAATTCTACGTCCATGGATGAGCCAG GTTGTGATGCTTTTAAGGGGTGAAAACCACAAATTGTGCTCTAGAGAGCATCAAAAAGGGATACTCCAACGAGCGTTCTCAGAGGAGCTATTGGGTGCGGAAGAGTACAACTTGACAAAGCATTTGAGTGATCTGAGTCGACACAAGGCGGTTGCTTTAGGTTCCTGA
- the LOC127801038 gene encoding receptor-like cytosolic serine/threonine-protein kinase RBK2 isoform X4, protein MTAAPVACRMEGCKVSSPASAQDLRCFDMKKEKEENASPRGVLEGCIADLGTEEGSSQIQEPEIRSSKLEVLFRWGGFFKMWKRGSKKRSPSFPPLVVPKISRRKSRSARENVDVGFCYFKSPWKNFTLSELQRATKNFSQENLIGKGGYAEVYRGCLPDGQLVAIKVLKKGALEDQIIGFLSEIGTIAHVNHPNTAKLIGFGVEGGTYLVLQLSPLGSLGSLLRGSREKLLWAIRYKIILGTAAGLLYLHENCQRRIIHRDIKADNILLTEDFEPQICDFGLAKWLPKEWSHHHVQKFEGTFGYFAPEYFMHGIVDEKTDVFSFGVLLLELITGRGALEGSQKSLVLWAKPLLDNNNVKQLVDHSLGENYNPEEMDRVILTASLCIEQSPILRPWMSQVVMLLRGENHKLCSREHQKGILQRAFSEELLGAEEYNLTKHLSDLSRHKAVALGS, encoded by the exons ATGACTGCTGCTCCAGTAGCTTGTAGGATGGAAGGGTGTAAAGTTTCTTCCCCTGCTTCTGCCCAGG ACCTAAGATGTTTCGatatgaaaaaggaaaaagaagaaaatgccTCTCCTAGGGGAGTTTTAGAAGGATGCATTGCAGACTTGGGCACTGAAGAAGGTTCTTCCCAAATTCAAGAACCTGAAATCCGTTCTTCAAAATTAGAAGTGCTTTTTCGCTGGGGAGGATTCTTTAAAATGTGGAAAAGAGGCTCAAAAAAGCGGTCGCCCTCCTTCCCTCCTCTTGTTGTGCCAAAGATATCAAGAAGAAAGAGTAGAAGTGCAAGAGAAAATGTAGATGTAGGTTTCTGTTATTTCAAATCCCCTTGGAAGAACTTTACCTTATCTGAGCTCCAAAGAGCAACCAAAAATTTTAGCCAAG AAAATCTGATTGGGAAGGGTGGTTATGCTGAAGTTTACAGAGGCTGTTTACCAGATGGACAGCTTGTAGCAATTAAAGTGCTGAAAAAAGGGGCTTTAGAGGATCAGATAATAGGATTTTTATCTGAGATTGGCACTATTGCCCATGTAAATCATCCTAATACTGCAAAGTTGATTGGGTTTGGAGTTGAAGGTGGAACATATCTTGTTCTTCAGTTATCTCCTCTTGGGAGTTTAGGATCCCTTCTACGTG GCTCAAGGGAAAAACTACTTTGGGCTATTAGGTATAAGATTATTCTGGGGACTGCTGCTGGCCTGTTGTATCTTCATGAGAATTGCCAAAGACGAATTATTCACAGAGATATCAAGGCTGATAATATTCTGCTAACAGAGGATTTTGAGCCTCAG ATTTGTGATTTTGGCCTTGCAAAATGGCTGCCAAAAGAATGGAGTCACCACCATGTACAAAAATTTGAAGGCACATTTGG CTATTTTGCTCCGGAGTACTTCATGCATGGCATAGTGGATGAGAAAACTGACGTGTTTTCTTTCGGGGTGCTACTTTTAGAGCTCATTACAGGACGTGGAGCGTTGGAGGGTTCACAGAAAAGTCTAGTGCTTTGG GCAAAGCCTTTACTTGATAACAACAATGTCAAGCAACTTGTTGATCATTCTCTTGGCGAAAATTATAACCCAGAAGAGATGGATCGTGTCATCTTGACCGCTTCCTTGTGCATTGAGCAGAGTCCAATTCTACGTCCATGGATGAGCCAG GTTGTGATGCTTTTAAGGGGTGAAAACCACAAATTGTGCTCTAGAGAGCATCAAAAAGGGATACTCCAACGAGCGTTCTCAGAGGAGCTATTGGGTGCGGAAGAGTACAACTTGACAAAGCATTTGAGTGATCTGAGTCGACACAAGGCGGTTGCTTTAGGTTCCTGA
- the LOC127801038 gene encoding receptor-like cytosolic serine/threonine-protein kinase RBK2 isoform X5 produces MWKRGSKKRSPSFPPLVVPKISRRKSRSARENVDVGFCYFKSPWKNFTLSELQRATKNFSQENLIGKGGYAEVYRGCLPDGQLVAIKVLKKGALEDQIIGFLSEIGTIAHVNHPNTAKLIGFGVEGGTYLVLQLSPLGSLGSLLRGSREKLLWAIRYKIILGTAAGLLYLHENCQRRIIHRDIKADNILLTEDFEPQICDFGLAKWLPKEWSHHHVQKFEGTFGYFAPEYFMHGIVDEKTDVFSFGVLLLELITGRGALEGSQKSLVLWAKPLLDNNNVKQLVDHSLGENYNPEEMDRVILTASLCIEQSPILRPWMSQVVMLLRGENHKLCSREHQKGILQRAFSEELLGAEEYNLTKHLSDLSRHKAVALGS; encoded by the exons ATGTGGAAAAGAGGCTCAAAAAAGCGGTCGCCCTCCTTCCCTCCTCTTGTTGTGCCAAAGATATCAAGAAGAAAGAGTAGAAGTGCAAGAGAAAATGTAGATGTAGGTTTCTGTTATTTCAAATCCCCTTGGAAGAACTTTACCTTATCTGAGCTCCAAAGAGCAACCAAAAATTTTAGCCAAG AAAATCTGATTGGGAAGGGTGGTTATGCTGAAGTTTACAGAGGCTGTTTACCAGATGGACAGCTTGTAGCAATTAAAGTGCTGAAAAAAGGGGCTTTAGAGGATCAGATAATAGGATTTTTATCTGAGATTGGCACTATTGCCCATGTAAATCATCCTAATACTGCAAAGTTGATTGGGTTTGGAGTTGAAGGTGGAACATATCTTGTTCTTCAGTTATCTCCTCTTGGGAGTTTAGGATCCCTTCTACGTG GCTCAAGGGAAAAACTACTTTGGGCTATTAGGTATAAGATTATTCTGGGGACTGCTGCTGGCCTGTTGTATCTTCATGAGAATTGCCAAAGACGAATTATTCACAGAGATATCAAGGCTGATAATATTCTGCTAACAGAGGATTTTGAGCCTCAG ATTTGTGATTTTGGCCTTGCAAAATGGCTGCCAAAAGAATGGAGTCACCACCATGTACAAAAATTTGAAGGCACATTTGG CTATTTTGCTCCGGAGTACTTCATGCATGGCATAGTGGATGAGAAAACTGACGTGTTTTCTTTCGGGGTGCTACTTTTAGAGCTCATTACAGGACGTGGAGCGTTGGAGGGTTCACAGAAAAGTCTAGTGCTTTGG GCAAAGCCTTTACTTGATAACAACAATGTCAAGCAACTTGTTGATCATTCTCTTGGCGAAAATTATAACCCAGAAGAGATGGATCGTGTCATCTTGACCGCTTCCTTGTGCATTGAGCAGAGTCCAATTCTACGTCCATGGATGAGCCAG GTTGTGATGCTTTTAAGGGGTGAAAACCACAAATTGTGCTCTAGAGAGCATCAAAAAGGGATACTCCAACGAGCGTTCTCAGAGGAGCTATTGGGTGCGGAAGAGTACAACTTGACAAAGCATTTGAGTGATCTGAGTCGACACAAGGCGGTTGCTTTAGGTTCCTGA